The genomic interval CGCTCGGTTGAGAGCGGCGAAGCGCGCCCCGAACGAGGCTACCAGCGCCACGCCCAGCCCCAGCGCCCCCCAGGCCACGTCGCTGGTCCAGCGGTGCTTCGCGCCCGCGGCGTAGAGCCCCACGTCGATGGCGGTCGACGTCCCGAGCGCACCCACGCCCAAGAGCACGAAGAGCGCGCTGCGGTCGCGTCGGGCGACGGAGGCCACCGCCGGCACGACCACCGCGACCGTGGCGGCGACGGCCAGGCGGACCGTCACGTCGAGGGGGATGAGGATCGCGTAGTACGGGCGCGCCACCGACGCGGGCAGCACGGAGAGGAGCAGCTGCCCGCCGACCGCGACCAGCGTGTAGAGCCCCGCGACGACCACCAACGCGCGCTCCGAGCGGCCGAGCGCGCGCGCGGAGCGCCCCTCCGCCGGGAGCGCGACGAGCTCACGTGTGAGCACGACCACGCCCCACGCGGCCCACGGGATGCCGAGACCCCAGGCGATGGTGAAGGCGCGCGGCGCGTGCACCACGAGGTCACGGACCTGCGTGTAGTTGGCGACGTACGCCGAGAGCGACAGCAGCGTCACGCCGAGGGCCACGCGCGGTCGTCGCTCGCGCTCCGCCGCGATGAGGGTCGAGAGCACCAGCAGGCCGGCGATGGCGAGCAGTCCCGCCACGGCGAGCGGCCCCAGATCGCGCGCCACGATCGCGCCCACCACGTCGCTCCGCGCGCCGAGATGCAGCGGCGCCATCGGCCCGATGTGGAGGTGGCGCGAGGCGATGCTCAGCGTGAGCGGCCGCCCCAGTTGCGACCGGCGCAGCGGCACCAACACGGTGGCCACCCCCGGCACGCCCGCGGTGCCCGTGGGCCGCTCCCAGCGCGCGACGACCTCGTCGTCCACCCGTGCCTCCCACGTCTCCACCACGGGGGGCACCTCCAGCACCAGGTCGTCGGCGTCCCCGGGGAGGAATGGCAGGCGCGCCCGGAGCGTCAGGTGACGCTCGCCGTCGTGTGTCTCACCCGGCTCGAGGCGCACGTCGTCCAGCTCACGCAGCGGCGCCCGTCCGCAACCGACGAGGAGCCCACACGCCACCGCGAGCGGCACGACGCGTGGCATGCGTGACGACCACCACACCAGGCCGTGAAGGTAGGCCACGGGTGGAGACACCCGCAACCGGGTAGAGATGGGGTATTTCCCGGGGCGCCTCGATCTGGGGCGGAGAGGGGCTCGTAGAGTGCCATCATGAGGCTCTACCCCACACGCACCCTCCCTCTGCTGCTCACCCTCTCCCTCGTCGCGGGCTGCGGCGACGACGGCCCAGCAGGCGACGCCGTCGTCTACACCGTCCCGACGGGCGGCGGCTCGGTGAGCGTCCCGGTCGGCGACACCGCCATCGAGCTCACCTTCCCCGCGAGCGCGGCCGGCCGCACGGTGACGCTGACCCCGACCACGGCCGCGAGCATCGGCTACCCCGCGGAGGACGTGGAGGCCGCGCTGGCCCTGGCCCCCGCGGGCATGACCTTCGACGACCCGATCCTCGTACGCCCCGCGAGTGGCGAGCCGTTGGTGGCCCACGTGCCGACCGCACCCGGGCCGCAGGTGCCGGAGCTGCTCGCGCTCTCGGACGATGGGAGCGCCCTCTTGCTGAGCCACTTCTCCACCATCGCGGTGATGCGCCTGTCCCGCTTTCCGGGCTGGGCGGCGGGGACGGGCACGTGCACCAGCGGCAGCCCGCGCGCGTTCCTCCAGCCAGCGCCGCTGCTGTGCAACACGGTGTCCGTGGACTGCTGCGCCAGCAGCGCGAGCGCCACGTGCCGCCTGGGCGCGGCGTCGCTGCGCCTGTCGTTCGCCCGGCTGACCACAGGGGCAGGCGCGCACTGCGGCGGCGGCATGACGGACGCGGGCATGATGGACATGGGCGGCATCGACGCAGGCGTCGCGGACGCGGGTCCCGCCGTCGACGCGGGTCCCCCTGCGGACGCCGGCGCAGACGACATGGGCTCCCAAGCCGACGCGGGCGCCCCCACCGACGCGGGCCCCGTGGGCGACGCGGGCACGGCCTGCCCAGGCACCGCCGGGCCCAGCATGGTGCGTGTCCCCGCGGGCTTCTGCGTGGACTCCACCGAGGTCACGAGCGCGCAGTACGACGCGTTCCTGACGGCGCGCGGCAGCGACGTCAGCGGCCAGCCGGCCTCGTGCACCGCCAACACCACGTTCGCGCCCAACACGGCGGACTTCGCGGGCGAGGTCACGCAGCGCCCCAACCACCCCGTCGGCTGGGTCGACTGGTGCGACGCGTACGCCTACTGCGAGTGGGCCGGCAAGCGCCTGTGCGGGCGCATCGGCGGCGGCGCCAACGCGCAGGCCGACTTCATCGATGCGACGCGCAGCCAGTGGTACTACGCGTGCTCCCAGGGAGGCGGCATCTCGTACCCGTACAGCGGCGTGTTCGACCTGATGGCGTGCAACACCCGCGGCAGCGACGGCTCGGGCGCACCCGACGGAACCACCGGGACCGTGCGTGGCCGCCTGCCCGTGGGCTCGCTCGCGACCTGCCAGGGAGGCTATCCCGGGCTGTACGACATGAGCGGCAACACCCTCGAGTGGACCGACGAGTGCGCAGGCGCGACGTTCAGCAGCTTCTGCCAGA from Sandaracinaceae bacterium carries:
- a CDS encoding SUMF1/EgtB/PvdO family nonheme iron enzyme, yielding MRLYPTRTLPLLLTLSLVAGCGDDGPAGDAVVYTVPTGGGSVSVPVGDTAIELTFPASAAGRTVTLTPTTAASIGYPAEDVEAALALAPAGMTFDDPILVRPASGEPLVAHVPTAPGPQVPELLALSDDGSALLLSHFSTIAVMRLSRFPGWAAGTGTCTSGSPRAFLQPAPLLCNTVSVDCCASSASATCRLGAASLRLSFARLTTGAGAHCGGGMTDAGMMDMGGIDAGVADAGPAVDAGPPADAGADDMGSQADAGAPTDAGPVGDAGTACPGTAGPSMVRVPAGFCVDSTEVTSAQYDAFLTARGSDVSGQPASCTANTTFAPNTADFAGEVTQRPNHPVGWVDWCDAYAYCEWAGKRLCGRIGGGANAQADFIDATRSQWYYACSQGGGISYPYSGVFDLMACNTRGSDGSGAPDGTTGTVRGRLPVGSLATCQGGYPGLYDMSGNTLEWTDECAGATFSSFCQTRGGNSYASDQNAQCWWNTSSQRSYTYEHLGFRCCAD